From Paenibacillus sp. V4I7, one genomic window encodes:
- a CDS encoding NPCBM/NEW2 domain-containing protein — MKRRRHILHVIVSLLLMICLLTTNFAVGFSKEATAAEPVQTSSVASVTEATYNETLLDTNSAVYNGAAQAQLSVSQSVYVSDLDWVSSESYWSPTKRDRSLDGNPLTSAGKVYSKGIGTHASSKIVYNLDPGYKRFTALAGIDDEVKSNPEFVKAKAKFYVKADDVVIASSPDLKFNETYMFNISIPAGAKTLTLITDNLSDPTCDHTDWLDAKFILSDGSDEWKPSEPVNISSPQGKVTSTIEHMNGRLTYSMRFNGKTVIEKSYLGVIIEGIDIGDRAVWDQDEVVTSSPDAVSYPWIGQHSTAHDHHTLTTIPMVNTITGMKYSLEVKLFDDGIAFRYVIPQGPTDYVISGESSSFKIPADSTVWYQQNTISYEGRFTKQSAQLVPLGTKIGPPMTIKLPDNGGYAAITEGALVNYVGMALVAEGNSTFKAYFNGGSWTLSGSVSTPWRIVSVASDLNGLVNSDIIPNVNPPRAAIYDNNMDWIKPGASTWSWVVDGDVSLLNMKLYIDYASELGIPYNLIDEGWTDWAAAPDAYWAAVKEVVDYGKFKHVESWLWKSASDRSGVKGIFNRADRLAFFEKARAAGVVGVKLDFIDGEELFKINFYRDTLEDAAKYQLMVNFHGANKPTGLSRTYPNEITREGIHGLEQGAPPADHNTTLPFTRYLAGHGDYTPMSLSNRMGKSSWSHQIASALSFTSPSLSFGEHPENMLLNPASEFIKSIPTVWDETIVLSGSEIGELSAMARRSGTTWYVTVMNGLQERSTDVALSFLGSGNYNAQIFADDRTKQDGYTIEKKVLTSSSILNMQMRGSGGYVAKLTKLDMEPFGGGFLDKRKVYLKPVNASSEIHYTLDGSEPTASSPKYENYIELTSSSVVRAKILSGDGAGSTVSARFYKTSPYLQIVYDGKRSWMDIGGKVTMLTNAEGSSYEIRYSIDGSEPSRDSLLYTGPFTLPVSSATVKAKLFVQGYADSNTVSKTLHTFEHNGPVPPLPDVYLDQMDWVSATSGWANVPKKNKSIDGNTLTAAGKPYDRGVGTHANSEIVYHIPTGAKRFVAVAGADDEVNENGGYASMFFKVYADDKLLAFSPLVGKGMVWNFDVPLPDGAKQIRLSLNDAGDKNFDHGDWIHAGFVNTGPNIEPYTIISDGVLDRSEGIGAKVEVAATPGAEPRQGKQVVVFQLMKDTTPGSIFAMETDPISTAKEFAAFFDIEDAAHLSYTVKVFVLDQLNREMNASVSLAVPSLLK, encoded by the coding sequence TTGAAAAGAAGACGTCATATTCTGCACGTCATCGTAAGTTTGTTGTTAATGATTTGTTTGCTGACCACCAACTTTGCAGTAGGATTCTCCAAAGAAGCCACTGCTGCTGAACCTGTACAAACTTCGAGCGTAGCTTCGGTGACCGAAGCGACCTACAACGAGACGCTGCTAGATACCAATTCTGCTGTTTACAATGGTGCAGCACAAGCGCAATTGAGCGTATCTCAGTCGGTTTATGTGTCTGATCTGGACTGGGTAAGCTCCGAGTCTTACTGGAGTCCAACCAAGCGGGATCGATCATTGGATGGCAATCCGCTAACCTCTGCCGGCAAAGTATACAGCAAGGGGATCGGCACACATGCAAGCTCCAAAATCGTATATAATCTCGATCCTGGGTACAAGCGTTTTACAGCTTTAGCAGGTATCGATGATGAGGTGAAGTCCAACCCGGAGTTTGTGAAGGCTAAAGCGAAATTTTACGTCAAGGCTGACGATGTCGTCATTGCGAGTTCACCAGATTTGAAATTTAACGAAACGTATATGTTCAATATTAGCATTCCTGCTGGAGCGAAGACGCTGACATTGATTACAGACAATCTGAGCGATCCTACCTGCGATCATACAGACTGGTTGGATGCCAAATTCATACTGAGTGACGGTTCAGACGAATGGAAGCCTTCAGAGCCTGTGAACATCTCTAGTCCTCAAGGAAAAGTAACGAGTACCATAGAGCACATGAACGGCAGATTAACGTATTCTATGAGGTTTAATGGAAAAACAGTTATCGAGAAATCGTATCTCGGGGTCATTATCGAAGGGATCGACATCGGCGATCGCGCGGTTTGGGATCAAGATGAAGTGGTTACAAGTTCCCCTGATGCCGTTTCATATCCATGGATCGGGCAGCATTCCACAGCTCACGATCATCATACGCTGACGACAATTCCAATGGTCAACACGATTACCGGTATGAAGTATTCACTGGAAGTAAAGCTATTTGATGACGGTATCGCTTTCCGTTATGTAATTCCTCAAGGACCTACGGATTATGTCATTTCCGGAGAAAGCAGCAGTTTCAAAATCCCTGCTGACAGCACAGTCTGGTACCAACAGAACACGATTTCCTATGAAGGCCGATTTACGAAACAAAGCGCCCAATTGGTCCCTCTCGGCACGAAAATCGGTCCTCCGATGACGATAAAGCTGCCTGATAATGGCGGCTATGCGGCGATAACGGAAGGAGCTTTGGTCAATTATGTGGGAATGGCCCTCGTGGCCGAAGGAAACAGCACCTTCAAGGCTTACTTTAATGGGGGGAGCTGGACTTTATCCGGTTCTGTGTCAACGCCTTGGAGAATTGTTTCCGTTGCTAGTGATTTGAACGGCTTAGTGAACAGCGACATCATTCCAAACGTTAATCCCCCGAGAGCAGCCATTTATGATAACAACATGGACTGGATTAAACCAGGAGCATCGACATGGTCTTGGGTTGTGGACGGTGATGTTTCGCTTCTGAATATGAAGCTTTATATCGACTATGCTTCTGAACTCGGCATTCCTTACAATTTGATCGATGAGGGATGGACCGATTGGGCTGCTGCGCCGGATGCTTACTGGGCCGCTGTCAAAGAGGTAGTCGATTATGGTAAATTCAAACATGTAGAGAGTTGGTTGTGGAAATCGGCCTCAGACCGTTCGGGAGTGAAAGGAATATTCAATCGCGCTGACCGATTGGCCTTTTTCGAGAAGGCGCGAGCAGCTGGCGTTGTCGGCGTGAAGCTTGATTTTATCGACGGGGAAGAACTGTTTAAGATCAACTTCTACCGGGATACGCTGGAGGATGCGGCCAAATATCAATTGATGGTCAACTTTCATGGCGCCAATAAACCGACTGGCTTGTCTCGGACATATCCGAACGAGATAACGCGGGAAGGCATTCACGGGTTGGAGCAAGGCGCGCCTCCGGCTGACCATAACACAACCTTGCCTTTTACTCGTTATTTGGCCGGTCATGGCGATTATACGCCGATGTCACTAAGCAATCGTATGGGGAAAAGCTCCTGGAGCCATCAGATTGCCTCGGCACTCAGCTTTACGTCGCCAAGTCTTTCATTTGGCGAACATCCGGAGAATATGTTATTGAACCCGGCCTCGGAGTTCATTAAGAGCATTCCTACCGTCTGGGATGAGACAATCGTACTCTCTGGAAGTGAGATCGGTGAATTATCGGCAATGGCTAGACGTTCCGGTACTACTTGGTATGTAACCGTCATGAACGGTTTGCAGGAGCGCTCGACAGATGTGGCTCTATCGTTTTTAGGAAGCGGTAATTATAATGCGCAAATATTTGCGGATGATAGGACTAAACAAGACGGATATACGATTGAGAAAAAGGTGTTAACCTCCAGCAGTATACTGAACATGCAAATGCGTGGTAGCGGAGGCTATGTGGCTAAGCTTACGAAACTCGATATGGAGCCATTTGGAGGTGGATTTCTGGATAAGCGAAAAGTGTACCTCAAGCCCGTGAACGCTTCGAGTGAAATACACTATACGCTTGACGGATCCGAACCAACGGCAAGCTCGCCTAAATATGAGAATTACATTGAGCTAACCTCATCATCCGTCGTTCGCGCAAAGATCCTTAGCGGAGATGGAGCAGGAAGCACGGTTTCCGCTCGCTTTTACAAGACTTCGCCGTACTTGCAGATTGTCTATGATGGCAAACGCAGCTGGATGGATATAGGCGGTAAAGTGACCATGCTGACGAATGCTGAAGGAAGCAGCTACGAAATACGCTATTCCATTGACGGCAGCGAACCGTCCAGAGATTCACTGCTGTATACGGGGCCGTTTACGCTGCCGGTGAGCAGCGCAACCGTAAAAGCGAAGCTGTTTGTTCAAGGATATGCAGATTCGAATACCGTATCCAAAACGCTGCATACTTTTGAACATAATGGTCCTGTACCACCCCTGCCGGACGTTTATTTGGATCAAATGGACTGGGTGAGCGCGACATCAGGGTGGGCAAACGTACCCAAAAAGAATAAATCCATCGATGGGAATACGCTGACAGCTGCAGGCAAACCGTACGACCGCGGAGTGGGCACACATGCCAACTCAGAAATTGTTTATCATATCCCAACGGGGGCGAAACGGTTCGTCGCAGTAGCGGGCGCAGATGATGAAGTTAATGAAAACGGTGGCTATGCCAGCATGTTCTTCAAGGTTTATGCGGATGACAAGTTGCTCGCATTCTCGCCGCTTGTCGGCAAAGGTATGGTGTGGAACTTTGACGTACCGCTGCCTGATGGCGCAAAGCAGATCAGGTTATCCCTAAATGACGCTGGCGACAAGAACTTTGACCACGGCGATTGGATTCATGCGGGATTCGTGAATACAGGACCTAATATTGAGCCTTATACCATTATTTCGGACGGCGTACTGGATCGTAGTGAGGGTATTGGAGCCAAGGTGGAAGTAGCGGCCACTCCGGGAGCGGAACCACGACAAGGCAAGCAAGTGGTCGTGTTCCAGTTAATGAAAGACACAACGCCGGGAAGCATCTTCGCTATGGAAACAGATCCTATATCTACAGCTAAAGAGTTCGCAGCTTTTTTTGATATCGAAGATGCTGCGCATTTATCCTATACAGTTAAAGTATTTGTTCTGGACCAGCTTAACCGTGAAATGAACGCTTCTGTTAGCTTGGCGGTTCCATCTTTGCTGAAATAA
- a CDS encoding GntR family transcriptional regulator: protein MAIPLYEKIYQHILNEIKSGVLKEGDRIPTELELADQFHVSRITTKKSLEILAQAGLIERHRGRGSYVSSHLPELHSLALTEEMVDLETPTSDDWRLIGVILPDFSESYGAKLLRAIEHQCTKLRIRMILKLTNDLREEEEIAIRSLVKMGIDGLIVYPIHGEHYNEELLKLVLNEFPLVLLDRYLKGINACSVCINNKKAAQELTDYLLDKQHKHIAFVSTPPENTSTIEERVHGYTDALLHRGIGIDQQYFITNLSATLPNQLNKDSNILEDREIISQFIMRNPQITAFVVGEYLLAILLRQVLNKLELHTNYEIVCFDSPDDLFEEPVFSYIRQNEVEMGINAVNLMQMQLDGTTVPTQTLVAHSFVKRMDR, encoded by the coding sequence ATGGCAATCCCACTCTACGAAAAGATTTACCAACATATATTGAACGAAATAAAAAGTGGCGTTCTAAAAGAAGGGGATCGTATCCCTACAGAGCTAGAACTAGCAGATCAATTCCATGTCAGCCGAATTACAACAAAAAAATCCTTGGAAATTTTAGCACAAGCCGGTTTAATTGAGCGTCATCGCGGCAGAGGCTCTTATGTAAGCAGTCATTTACCAGAGCTACATTCCTTAGCCTTGACAGAAGAAATGGTCGATTTGGAAACGCCTACTTCTGACGACTGGCGCTTAATTGGGGTCATTTTACCGGATTTCTCAGAATCCTATGGAGCAAAACTGCTGCGCGCTATTGAACATCAATGCACCAAGCTTCGTATTCGGATGATTTTAAAACTAACCAATGATCTAAGGGAAGAAGAGGAAATTGCGATTCGTTCACTTGTAAAAATGGGGATTGATGGATTAATTGTTTATCCCATTCATGGAGAGCATTACAATGAAGAGCTTTTAAAGCTTGTCTTAAATGAATTCCCGCTTGTCCTACTCGATCGCTATTTAAAAGGAATTAATGCTTGTTCGGTATGCATAAACAATAAAAAAGCAGCGCAAGAACTTACAGATTATTTACTAGATAAACAACATAAACATATTGCCTTTGTTTCTACTCCTCCTGAAAACACATCTACAATTGAAGAAAGAGTTCATGGGTATACGGATGCATTACTGCACCGAGGGATTGGTATAGATCAGCAATATTTTATTACAAATTTAAGTGCTACGCTTCCAAATCAATTGAACAAGGACTCCAACATTTTGGAAGACCGTGAAATCATATCTCAATTCATAATGAGAAATCCGCAAATCACAGCGTTCGTGGTAGGTGAATATTTATTAGCTATCCTTTTACGACAGGTATTAAATAAACTAGAATTACACACGAACTACGAAATTGTTTGTTTCGACTCTCCGGACGATCTATTTGAAGAACCCGTGTTCAGCTACATTCGACAAAACGAAGTAGAGATGGGAATAAATGCAGTAAATTTGATGCAAATGCAGTTGGATGGAACCACCGTTCCAACGCAAACATTAGTAGCTCATTCATTTGTAAAGAGAATGGATAGATAA
- a CDS encoding glycoside hydrolase family 125 protein, producing MYPSIQNRIHRIEEKFLSTSPKLVHMFKQCYPNTLETTVELLADETTFIITGDIPAMWLRDSSAQVRPYISACAGDKDLKRLIRGLVHRQAINILTDPYANAFNKEGDGSGHQSDLTEMAPFIWERKFELDSLCYPVQLCKDYWDAAQDTELFNDSLHQALRVIVETMRTEQRHDQHSSYSFERSEEHCVLPSDTIPFKGKGTRTNYTGMVWSGFRPSDDACKFGFLIPANMFAVVILGHIIEFAENAYQDHSLAATAKDLRAEIEFGIQTYGVYQHPKHGPIYAYETDGFGNYNLMDDANVPSLLSIPYLGYRSKDDSIYQNTRAFVLSKENPYYYEGMYAKGIGSPHTPQGYVWHIGLIMQGLTSRDLKEQDAIIQMLLHTHAETGFMHESFHPDHPEQYTRSWFAWANSLFGEFVWKWAEQRDLIKEA from the coding sequence ATGTATCCTTCTATACAAAACAGAATTCACAGGATTGAGGAGAAGTTTTTATCGACATCACCTAAATTAGTCCATATGTTCAAACAATGTTATCCAAACACGCTGGAAACAACGGTTGAGCTTTTGGCAGATGAAACAACATTTATCATAACGGGTGATATTCCAGCTATGTGGCTCAGAGATTCGTCTGCACAGGTAAGGCCCTACATTTCTGCATGTGCAGGCGATAAAGATTTAAAGCGTCTCATTCGTGGATTGGTCCATCGGCAAGCCATTAACATTTTAACAGATCCATATGCAAACGCCTTCAATAAAGAGGGCGATGGTTCTGGACATCAATCGGACTTGACGGAAATGGCCCCCTTTATTTGGGAGAGAAAGTTTGAATTGGATTCTCTATGCTACCCAGTCCAGCTTTGTAAGGATTATTGGGATGCTGCGCAAGACACAGAGCTCTTTAACGATTCTCTGCATCAGGCACTGCGTGTCATTGTAGAAACGATGCGAACTGAACAGCGCCATGATCAGCATTCTTCCTATTCATTTGAACGAAGCGAAGAACATTGTGTGTTGCCTTCGGATACGATTCCCTTTAAAGGTAAGGGGACTCGAACGAATTATACGGGCATGGTATGGTCGGGTTTTAGGCCAAGTGATGACGCTTGCAAGTTCGGTTTCTTAATTCCAGCCAATATGTTTGCAGTAGTCATTCTGGGTCACATTATTGAGTTTGCAGAAAATGCGTATCAGGATCATAGCCTTGCTGCCACTGCTAAAGATCTTAGGGCAGAAATTGAGTTCGGTATTCAAACATATGGTGTGTATCAACATCCCAAGCATGGCCCCATCTACGCTTATGAAACAGACGGTTTTGGAAATTACAATTTAATGGATGATGCTAATGTCCCAAGCTTACTATCCATTCCTTACTTGGGTTATCGTTCGAAGGATGATTCCATTTATCAAAATACTCGCGCCTTTGTTCTGAGTAAAGAGAATCCCTATTATTATGAAGGCATGTATGCGAAAGGAATCGGCAGTCCTCATACACCACAGGGGTATGTTTGGCATATCGGCTTAATTATGCAAGGGCTTACATCGAGGGATCTTAAGGAGCAGGATGCCATTATTCAAATGCTGCTTCATACTCATGCAGAAACAGGATTTATGCATGAAAGCTTCCATCCGGATCATCCAGAGCAATATACACGAAGTTGGTTTGCGTGGGCGAATAGCTTGTTCGGGGAATTTGTCTGGAAATGGGCTGAACAAAGGGACTTGATAAAGGAGGCATAG